Proteins encoded together in one Lysinibacillus sp. FSL K6-0232 window:
- a CDS encoding LysR family transcriptional regulator, which translates to MKKNHKGVGAIMATLAQYMAFYTLIDTGNFTETGLKLNLTQSSISHTISNLESELGLSLIIRNRNNIVLTSEGKVVYEHISKILQQQQQLETSVANLKNLIGGTLSVGILPSVSLVLLPKVLAYFEQHHPDLQIRLMEGDYDQIEGWLYNGVVDIGFLVQPNSKNLIFDAVFDDELVCIMAKEHPLAQEDKLSLEQLQHERWIMPRRTIDRDVSKLLAKHKIHPNVVYELSVDQVILTMVNENLGISIVPNSLLLHAPSNLVRKKFYDGYVRQVGIAHKHSIHLSPGALKFVEISKYFASLLQI; encoded by the coding sequence ATGAAAAAAAATCATAAAGGGGTTGGAGCAATAATGGCAACATTAGCGCAATATATGGCTTTTTATACATTGATTGATACAGGGAATTTTACAGAAACAGGGCTAAAGCTAAATCTTACACAGTCGTCGATTAGTCATACGATTAGTAATTTGGAGTCAGAGCTAGGGCTCTCATTAATTATTCGAAATCGCAATAATATTGTTTTAACAAGTGAGGGAAAGGTTGTGTATGAGCATATTTCAAAAATTTTGCAGCAACAGCAGCAGCTTGAAACCTCTGTGGCAAATTTAAAAAATCTGATTGGTGGTACATTATCTGTTGGGATTTTACCAAGTGTTTCGCTTGTTTTGCTGCCAAAGGTATTGGCATATTTTGAGCAGCATCACCCAGACTTGCAAATTCGCTTGATGGAGGGGGATTACGATCAAATTGAGGGGTGGCTTTATAATGGCGTAGTGGATATTGGCTTCTTAGTACAGCCTAATTCTAAAAATCTTATATTTGATGCTGTTTTTGATGATGAGCTTGTATGTATTATGGCAAAGGAGCATCCATTAGCACAGGAGGACAAGCTTTCTTTAGAGCAATTGCAACATGAGCGCTGGATTATGCCAAGGCGTACGATTGATCGTGATGTTTCCAAACTGTTAGCTAAGCATAAAATCCATCCAAATGTTGTTTATGAATTATCAGTGGATCAGGTTATTTTAACAATGGTCAATGAAAATTTAGGGATATCCATTGTGCCAAATTCTCTTTTATTGCATGCACCAAGTAATCTTGTTCGAAAAAAATTTTATGATGGCTATGTTCGCCAGGTTGGAATTGCACATAAACATAGTATTCACCTTTCTCCAGGTGCTTTGAAGTTTGTAGAAATATCGAAATATTTTGCATCGCTTTTACAAATTTAG
- a CDS encoding Zn-dependent hydrolase: protein MINGERLLQHLEDLSQIGRNEATGGVNRFSFTPEEKQAIELVTTYMEEAGMVVTIDAIGNLIGTYGEGNDTIMLGSHIDTVPEGGKYDGALGVLAAIEVVHTMHEQQLVPSKKIQVVAFKDEEGTRFDFGLIGSRAMAGLLTEDQLQFTDKNGISIEEAMKAFQLSPYPFEQQPRDDIKAYLEMHIEQGKVLENEDLPVGIVTGIAAPAWLEVTVTGVSEHAGATPMPLRHDALTAASEMILAIEQLLNDTTGSVATVGKLTVSPNGTNVIPGKVTFTIDLRDIDESTVNALEATILQQLHQVATRRNVTLSSKVLQRVKPAKTDAALQQQLATSIDKQGIQPYFLVSGAGHDAMNIAEIAPIAMLFVRSKDGISHNPLEYSSDKDIIIATDIFYDTVVELAK, encoded by the coding sequence ATGATTAATGGAGAAAGACTCTTACAACATCTTGAAGATTTAAGTCAGATTGGCCGCAATGAAGCAACAGGCGGGGTTAACCGTTTCTCTTTTACACCAGAGGAAAAGCAAGCGATTGAATTAGTAACGACTTATATGGAAGAAGCAGGTATGGTTGTGACAATTGATGCTATAGGAAATCTTATTGGTACGTATGGCGAAGGAAATGACACAATTATGCTAGGCTCACATATCGACACAGTACCAGAAGGTGGTAAATATGATGGAGCATTAGGCGTACTAGCTGCCATTGAGGTTGTACACACAATGCATGAACAACAATTAGTCCCATCTAAAAAAATCCAAGTTGTTGCGTTTAAAGATGAAGAAGGCACAAGATTTGATTTTGGGCTAATTGGTAGTAGAGCAATGGCTGGTCTTTTAACAGAGGATCAACTACAGTTCACGGACAAAAATGGTATTTCTATTGAAGAAGCTATGAAGGCATTCCAATTATCACCGTATCCTTTCGAACAACAACCACGTGATGATATTAAAGCTTATTTAGAAATGCATATTGAACAAGGAAAAGTATTAGAAAACGAAGACCTACCTGTTGGTATTGTTACAGGTATCGCAGCTCCTGCTTGGTTAGAGGTAACCGTAACTGGTGTTAGTGAGCATGCTGGTGCAACACCAATGCCGCTTCGTCACGATGCTCTTACAGCCGCAAGTGAAATGATTTTAGCTATTGAACAGCTATTAAATGATACAACTGGCTCCGTTGCGACTGTTGGTAAACTCACTGTATCTCCTAACGGTACAAATGTTATTCCAGGGAAGGTTACATTCACTATCGACCTACGAGATATTGATGAAAGTACGGTCAATGCATTGGAAGCAACCATTTTACAACAGCTACACCAAGTTGCTACACGTAGAAATGTAACGCTATCTTCTAAAGTTTTACAACGTGTGAAGCCAGCGAAAACAGATGCAGCGCTACAACAGCAATTAGCAACAAGCATTGACAAACAAGGAATACAACCCTACTTCCTTGTAAGTGGTGCTGGACATGATGCCATGAATATCGCTGAAATCGCACCAATTGCTATGCTATTTGTACGTTCCAAAGATGGCATTAGCCATAACCCATTAGAATACAGCTCAGATAAAGATATTATCATCGCAACAGATATCTTTTATGATACGGTTGTGGAGCTTGCTAAATAA
- a CDS encoding YitT family protein, with product MKKYVIDMLVIMLGALLFALAVNLFVIPNDLGEGGVTGLTIIAYYLFGWSPSIVSFVLNAALLVAGYKFLSRQTTIYTIIAVSLHSLFLHLTESWSISSNEIIVNTIFGGVFAGAGIGLIIRVGGTTAGSTILARMTNKYLGWSISYGLLFFDLIVAFASYFVIGAEALMLTIIMLYVATKIMEFVIEGVNPKKAVTIISKKPEDIAERVTAFMNRGVTVLAGHGYYTKEQKEVLYIVISKQEVVKLKKIVKEVDKDAFIAIHDVRDVFGEGFIELAKS from the coding sequence ATGAAAAAGTATGTGATTGATATGTTAGTAATTATGCTTGGAGCGCTGTTATTTGCGCTAGCTGTTAACTTATTTGTTATTCCCAATGATTTAGGTGAAGGTGGTGTAACAGGCTTAACGATTATTGCTTACTATCTGTTTGGCTGGTCACCTAGTATTGTCAGCTTTGTCTTAAATGCAGCTTTACTTGTTGCTGGTTATAAATTTTTAAGCAGACAAACAACAATTTATACAATTATTGCGGTTTCCCTCCATTCCCTATTCTTACATTTAACAGAATCGTGGTCAATTTCCTCAAATGAAATTATTGTCAATACGATTTTTGGCGGCGTCTTTGCTGGTGCTGGTATTGGTCTTATTATTAGAGTGGGTGGTACAACAGCAGGCTCCACAATTTTAGCGAGAATGACAAACAAATATTTAGGCTGGAGTATTAGCTATGGCCTACTATTCTTTGACTTAATTGTTGCGTTTGCATCTTATTTCGTCATTGGTGCGGAGGCATTAATGCTAACGATTATTATGCTATATGTTGCTACAAAGATCATGGAATTTGTTATTGAAGGAGTGAATCCTAAAAAGGCTGTTACTATTATTTCGAAAAAGCCAGAAGATATTGCTGAACGTGTTACTGCCTTTATGAATCGTGGTGTCACGGTGCTTGCTGGTCATGGCTATTATACAAAGGAGCAAAAAGAGGTCCTGTATATTGTGATTAGTAAGCAAGAGGTTGTAAAGCTTAAAAAGATTGTTAAAGAAGTGGATAAAGATGCCTTTATCGCCATTCATGATGTAAGGGACGTTTTCGGAGAAGGCTTTATTGAATTAGCAAAATCATAA
- a CDS encoding IS1182 family transposase has product MMTKNQINEREQLEMLTIDQLVPQDHLVRKLEAAIDFSFIYPLVENLYSAKGRPSIDPVVLFKMTFIQYVFGIRSMRQTIKEIETNMAYRWFLGFGFHTEVPHFSTFGKNYVRRFQDTDIFEQIFYRILKEIMHQGLLHADHLFIDSTHVKASANKRKYDKKVVRKETRAYEEKLQLELNMDREEHGKKPFPPEKFEKEEWKEIKESTTDPESGYYVKDERTKQFAYSFHAATDEKGFVLGAIVTPGNVHDSHVLQPLVERVIQNVQKPIAVAADAAYKTPAITNFLLENQMLPVLPYTRPKTKDGFFRKHEYIYDEHYNCYLCPQGQILKYATTTKGGYRQYKSNPLICAKCPNLSQCTESKHHQKLIQRHIWESYVEEAEHLRHSYDIKQIYAKRKETIERVFADAKEKHGMRWTTLRGLKKLSMQAMLTFAAINLKKLATWTWQVA; this is encoded by the coding sequence ATGATGACAAAAAATCAAATCAATGAACGTGAACAATTAGAAATGCTAACGATTGATCAATTAGTTCCCCAAGATCATTTAGTGCGAAAACTAGAGGCGGCTATTGATTTTTCATTTATCTATCCTTTAGTAGAAAATCTCTACTCTGCTAAAGGACGCCCTAGTATTGATCCTGTTGTTCTCTTTAAAATGACGTTTATTCAGTACGTTTTTGGTATACGGTCCATGCGTCAAACCATCAAAGAAATTGAAACGAATATGGCGTATCGTTGGTTTTTAGGATTTGGCTTCCATACAGAAGTCCCGCATTTCTCTACCTTCGGTAAAAATTATGTCCGTCGCTTTCAAGACACTGATATATTTGAGCAGATATTCTATCGTATATTAAAAGAGATTATGCATCAAGGACTCCTCCATGCAGACCATTTATTTATCGATTCTACGCATGTGAAAGCGAGTGCGAATAAACGGAAGTATGATAAAAAGGTTGTACGAAAAGAAACACGGGCTTATGAAGAAAAACTTCAATTAGAGTTAAATATGGATCGTGAAGAACACGGAAAAAAGCCCTTTCCCCCGGAGAAGTTTGAAAAGGAAGAATGGAAAGAAATAAAGGAAAGCACGACAGATCCTGAAAGTGGGTATTACGTGAAGGATGAACGTACGAAGCAGTTTGCGTATTCCTTTCATGCAGCGACAGATGAAAAGGGCTTTGTCTTAGGTGCCATTGTGACTCCGGGAAATGTGCACGATAGCCATGTATTGCAGCCACTTGTTGAAAGAGTCATTCAAAACGTTCAAAAACCAATCGCTGTTGCGGCAGATGCAGCCTATAAAACACCAGCGATTACGAACTTTTTATTAGAGAATCAAATGTTGCCTGTTCTTCCGTATACACGACCTAAAACGAAAGATGGATTCTTCCGAAAGCATGAGTATATATATGACGAGCATTATAATTGTTATCTTTGCCCACAAGGGCAGATATTGAAGTATGCAACAACGACGAAAGGAGGATATCGGCAATATAAATCGAATCCTTTGATTTGTGCGAAGTGTCCAAACCTTTCCCAATGTACAGAAAGTAAGCATCATCAAAAACTCATTCAACGCCATATCTGGGAGTCATATGTGGAGGAAGCTGAACATTTACGCCATTCCTATGACATCAAACAAATTTATGCAAAGCGCAAAGAAACGATTGAGCGTGTCTTTGCCGATGCAAAAGAAAAGCATGGTATGCGATGGACAACCTTAAGAGGTCTGAAAAAATTGTCCATGCAGGCGATGCTTACTTTTGCTGCCATTAATTTAAAGAAACTGGCTACTTGGACGTGGCAAGTAGCTTAA
- a CDS encoding sodium/proline symporter: MHTIVYIEIFMYLLAMLGIGIYFSKKDLSHNDYFLGGNKLPGWALAFSERATGESAYMFLGAIGFIYVAGLSGVWILSGMLLGVIFSWLFLSKRFMTEQQKYKVNSLTDYIAVKFPQHADIIRWLASAVMVLFFVCYLAAQFSGMGKTIYSISGFNITWGTIIIAAIIIAYSCMGGFMSVVWTDTIQSFLMLISFIIVPIAAYMEIQNQGLSVPAELANMGNGADSWVGGLNGLALGAMLFTNLSWFFGWLGGQPQLSSRFMAITTEKERVTGRNMAIIWTLIVYVGAFLSAIFASTLYKQGSIDDPEMILPHMIFEILPPWVAGIIVAGILAAIMSTASSQLLVITTSISEDIIHKTLRWNISSKRLVHLSRFVAVISGIVGIMISLKSGSVIYSLVSFAWAGIGNTFSVVILLIFFWKRVSGIGVIATIIVGFISAIAWSLSPMEAIVSAKAATFFICLIVGIVCSLLYPDRKQA; this comes from the coding sequence ATGCATACAATTGTTTATATTGAAATATTTATGTACTTACTTGCTATGCTTGGCATTGGTATTTATTTCAGCAAGAAGGATTTATCTCATAATGATTATTTTCTTGGCGGCAACAAGCTACCTGGCTGGGCATTAGCCTTTTCAGAGCGAGCTACTGGAGAATCTGCCTATATGTTTTTAGGCGCAATCGGTTTTATTTATGTTGCAGGTCTTTCTGGTGTTTGGATTTTATCAGGTATGTTGTTAGGGGTTATTTTTTCATGGCTGTTTTTATCTAAACGCTTTATGACAGAGCAGCAAAAATATAAGGTAAATAGTTTAACAGATTATATTGCCGTGAAGTTTCCTCAGCATGCAGATATTATTCGTTGGTTAGCATCTGCTGTGATGGTATTATTCTTTGTTTGCTATTTAGCAGCACAGTTTTCTGGCATGGGCAAAACAATTTATTCGATTTCTGGCTTTAATATTACTTGGGGCACAATTATTATTGCTGCAATAATAATTGCCTACTCATGTATGGGTGGATTTATGTCTGTTGTTTGGACAGATACAATTCAAAGCTTTTTAATGCTTATTTCGTTTATTATTGTACCAATCGCAGCCTATATGGAAATACAGAATCAGGGTTTAAGTGTACCAGCAGAGCTTGCGAATATGGGCAATGGTGCAGATAGCTGGGTTGGTGGCTTAAATGGCCTTGCTTTAGGAGCGATGCTATTTACAAACTTATCTTGGTTCTTTGGCTGGCTAGGTGGACAGCCTCAATTAAGCTCGCGCTTTATGGCGATTACAACGGAAAAAGAACGTGTAACAGGACGTAATATGGCGATTATTTGGACGCTTATCGTATATGTAGGAGCATTTTTATCAGCTATTTTTGCCTCTACATTGTATAAACAAGGCTCTATAGATGACCCTGAAATGATTTTGCCACATATGATATTTGAAATTTTACCACCGTGGGTAGCAGGTATTATTGTAGCAGGTATTTTAGCAGCCATTATGTCAACCGCTTCCTCACAATTATTAGTTATCACGACATCTATCAGTGAGGATATTATTCATAAAACATTGCGCTGGAATATTTCCAGTAAAAGATTAGTGCATCTTTCTCGTTTTGTGGCAGTGATTAGTGGGATTGTTGGGATTATGATTTCACTGAAATCAGGCTCAGTTATTTATAGTCTTGTATCCTTTGCGTGGGCAGGAATTGGTAATACATTTTCTGTCGTTATTTTGTTAATCTTTTTCTGGAAACGTGTATCAGGGATTGGGGTCATCGCCACAATTATTGTAGGCTTTATTAGCGCAATTGCATGGTCACTGTCACCTATGGAGGCGATTGTTTCAGCCAAGGCAGCGACGTTCTTTATTTGCTTAATTGTCGGCATTGTTTGCTCTTTACTATATCCTGATCGCAAGCAAGCTTAA
- a CDS encoding L-2-amino-thiazoline-4-carboxylic acid hydrolase, translating to MAEEKLMMKALSMDIITAKMFTELHLSITEQYGEHGRELVQQGLQAFGLKDAEAMAKKATAEGENHTFFEYLPQIVEGQEQYADLTTFARFSKMFAQIAKPVVDEFGEEGEQVIMRAVERFGNKRGAGIAQRARTNGLENSLENYLTNYDMGRSDLFEIETVYKENEVEQTFTHCPLGQQWADDGMGKYGILYCKMIDPSIAKGYNKNFEVVHDEYVLREGQCHFQFQMKE from the coding sequence ATGGCAGAGGAAAAATTAATGATGAAAGCTTTATCCATGGATATTATTACAGCAAAAATGTTTACTGAATTACATCTCTCCATTACGGAGCAATACGGAGAGCATGGTCGTGAATTAGTTCAACAAGGTTTGCAGGCATTTGGTTTAAAGGATGCTGAAGCAATGGCGAAAAAGGCAACAGCAGAAGGCGAAAATCATACATTCTTTGAATACTTACCCCAAATTGTTGAAGGTCAAGAGCAATATGCAGATTTAACAACATTTGCTCGCTTCTCAAAAATGTTTGCACAAATTGCGAAGCCAGTTGTTGATGAATTTGGCGAAGAAGGCGAGCAAGTCATTATGCGTGCAGTAGAACGTTTTGGCAATAAGCGTGGTGCAGGTATTGCTCAACGTGCACGTACAAATGGCTTAGAAAATTCATTGGAAAACTATTTAACAAACTATGACATGGGACGCAGCGATTTATTTGAAATTGAAACGGTTTATAAAGAAAATGAGGTTGAACAAACATTTACACATTGTCCACTTGGTCAGCAATGGGCGGATGATGGAATGGGTAAATACGGTATTTTATATTGTAAAATGATCGACCCTTCAATTGCAAAAGGGTACAATAAAAACTTTGAAGTGGTGCATGATGAGTATGTATTACGTGAAGGGCAATGCCACTTCCAATTCCAAATGAAAGAGTGA
- a CDS encoding Msr family ABC-F type ribosomal protection protein, producing the protein MEKACFELENIEVVYLDKEVLTIEKLAVHQFDRIGIVGKNGAGKSTLMKLLAGKLEPTRGRVKRYVDFGYFEQMAVPAVVEADAALLGKLAVPKYSTQLSGGEQTRLKLAQLLSTYEEALLIDEPTTHLDQAGIAFLLDELRYYYGALLVISHDRAVLDELVTTIWEVDEGKVQVYSGNYSDYAAQKQQQREQQSQAHSQYIKEKSRLEKAADEKMKKAEKITQAGGMSKREANAPANRMFMTKSKGTSQKAMQRAAKAIEHRLEKLHEVEAVQQERKIVFRQSKALTMHNKFPIMADRLNLQVEDKVLLEEVSFQIPLGKKIALTGGNGSGKSTLLHYIFHKGEGLIISPKAKIGYFQQMSYQFTSDETVLQFLKNRSEYDEGLLRSVLYAMQFVGTDLQKSVLSLSGGEAIRLQLCQLFLGEYNILLLDEPTNFLDIPALEALEQFITAYEGTILFVTHDQNFIANVADLQFTIRHNKIY; encoded by the coding sequence ATGGAGAAAGCATGTTTTGAATTAGAAAATATAGAAGTTGTTTATTTAGATAAAGAGGTATTAACAATCGAAAAATTAGCAGTGCATCAATTTGACCGCATAGGAATTGTTGGGAAAAACGGTGCTGGTAAAAGTACATTAATGAAATTGCTTGCTGGTAAGCTTGAACCAACGAGAGGAAGAGTAAAGCGTTATGTGGACTTCGGCTATTTTGAGCAAATGGCAGTACCAGCAGTGGTAGAGGCAGATGCCGCATTATTAGGAAAGTTAGCGGTTCCTAAATATTCTACACAGCTAAGTGGTGGCGAACAAACAAGACTAAAGCTAGCCCAATTGTTGTCAACTTATGAGGAAGCTTTGCTTATTGATGAACCGACAACGCATTTAGATCAAGCAGGTATTGCATTTTTACTGGATGAATTACGTTATTACTATGGGGCACTGCTAGTTATTAGTCATGATCGAGCTGTATTGGATGAGCTTGTAACAACAATTTGGGAAGTTGATGAAGGTAAGGTGCAGGTCTATTCGGGAAATTACAGTGATTATGCTGCACAAAAGCAACAACAGCGTGAGCAACAAAGCCAAGCGCATAGCCAGTATATAAAAGAAAAAAGTCGACTTGAAAAAGCAGCAGATGAGAAAATGAAAAAAGCTGAAAAAATTACGCAGGCAGGAGGCATGTCAAAAAGAGAAGCGAATGCACCAGCCAATCGCATGTTTATGACAAAGTCAAAAGGCACAAGTCAAAAGGCTATGCAGCGTGCAGCAAAAGCAATTGAACATCGACTAGAAAAGCTCCATGAGGTAGAGGCTGTACAACAAGAGCGAAAAATTGTTTTTCGACAATCAAAAGCATTAACAATGCATAATAAATTTCCGATTATGGCAGATAGATTAAATTTGCAAGTTGAGGATAAGGTGCTACTGGAGGAAGTAAGCTTTCAAATACCATTAGGTAAGAAAATAGCACTCACAGGTGGCAATGGTAGTGGTAAAAGTACATTGCTCCATTATATTTTTCATAAAGGTGAGGGGCTAATCATTTCACCAAAGGCAAAAATAGGCTATTTCCAACAAATGAGCTATCAGTTTACAAGCGATGAAACGGTTCTACAGTTTTTAAAAAATCGTTCAGAGTATGATGAGGGCTTATTGCGTAGTGTCCTTTATGCCATGCAATTTGTTGGAACAGATTTGCAAAAAAGTGTGCTATCTTTAAGTGGTGGGGAAGCTATACGCCTTCAGCTTTGTCAGCTATTTTTGGGAGAGTATAATATTTTACTATTGGATGAGCCAACCAATTTTTTAGATATTCCAGCGCTTGAGGCTCTTGAGCAATTTATTACTGCCTATGAGGGAACAATACTTTTTGTCACGCATGATCAAAACTTTATAGCAAATGTAGCAGACTTACAGTTTACCATTCGTCATAATAAAATATACTAG